One region of bacterium genomic DNA includes:
- a CDS encoding IS1380 family transposase has product MIPSTTSQIDTRPRQERRPEIIALEKKKRKLVRKLRQVNLDVEFDNPSVTAFGNFHTIETFKQAI; this is encoded by the coding sequence ATGATACCTTCTACTACTTCTCAAATAGATACTCGCCCTCGTCAAGAACGACGACCAGAAATTATCGCTCTGGAGAAAAAGAAACGAAAATTAGTCCGAAAACTAAGGCAGGTTAATCTTGATGTTGAATTTGATAATCCATCAGTCACTGCCTTTGGTAACTTTCATACCATCGAAACCTTTAAACAAGCCATTG